TTAAAAATTCGCGGAATTGAAGAGAGAAGGGTTAATATTGGGAGTcggagaagagaagagaataTTATGCAGAGTTTGAGAGGTATATAAAAAGAAGATAACAAAtaattgtagttttttttttttggaatatttgATAAAGTAAGAAGACAAATTGGATAAAATACCTAAACTGACCCTTGGTAATTTGTAGTACACTATATGTATCAACAATTAATGAAACtcaaaaatagaagaataaaaACTTTGGtttacttatatatacatatacgaCAAACAAATTCTTTTATTCGTAATTAGATGTTTGAGTTTGAGTTTGAGTCTTGGGAATGGAGAAACTCCTAGTACTGGAGTATTTTCCCTCTATGAACCTTACGCAATGCGAATCTGAATTAGTCGAGTCAGTGAGTTACAAATATATGGTCATTAAAcctagaataaaaaaataagaaaaagggtAATATTGGAAAAACAAAGAGGGGGGAAAGGAAACAAAAATAGggatatttttttgtatataaaaaaacaaatatttgaagGAAGGTGCAGAGGTTATGTCATATACTCACAAATAAGTTTGAAAAAACACAATTTCGAAGaaatttccttatttttgtttgtttgcaaaatcaattaatatgaagaagaagaaaaaaacactaTCCAACGTTACTACAAGTACAGACATTACtattaaaatcaaatatcacttcacaaaaataacaattatttatAGAGTCGTTAGGTACTTGAAGAGATCACCTAAAGATTTTCGAGTGAGTTTTAACTTATATACGCTAAGAGTGTGTAATTCAAAGTAACATGaactataactataacatgGTATAGAGTGTATTTggttcaattttctcatgttagGTTAGTCCTaatattttcagaaaaaaagtttcttatttcacgctaaaaaaaaaaatcgccctatttattagatttttcttgaaaattaagaattattaagaaaaaaggAAGTATTCAATCCAAAGGTATAGTTGGAAGAATATAGTAGTACGAATTTTTTTTATCGGGAACTTTTAAAGTGACGCTTATTTTGAGAagctttatttttacttaagtAACAcctatttttgaaagaaaaggagTAATAAATAAGCAATTcctccattttaatttatttgtctgaTCTTCATTTGGTACAAAGTGAGGGCAACAAATAAGTAAtctatttgttttagtttatttgtttgatttaactTAATATAGagttaaataaagtaaaaatgacatttaaaaACCTGTActcttaaactaaaaatatgtaaaatgtaTCAAAGCATCATTTAATCTTATGGTCTAACAAACATtacgtgaaaagttaaaattaaggCCAAACTCATAAACAGATCCCTAAAGTTGTTGGATTTTTCCCCTCAGGTACCTCAACTACGTCATTTTCCTATTAAATCATTGAAccacccataatttgttccttttaaacacTGTTGGCTGATTTTGATAgacttttctattgtaaatacCCTCAATTGTGTTCGTATTGTACatgattttgattgaaggaatgaagacaAACTACGTGTTAGTcttatttgttttctaatgGCTTCAAATGACcttaagtaaaacacaattattctcgaatattttcattatcagTTGAACTAATGAGTTCTGGAACATCATATGTATCCTCTCTATCAATACCCTCACAAAATCTAGTTTCACATCAATCAGCGGTGTTTAAAAGAAGCAAATTATGggtggttcaatgattcaataggaaaatagcATAGTTGAGGTACCTGAGGGAAAAAACCAACAAATTTAGAAatctgtttatgtatttggccTAAAATTAAAGAGGATAATCGACTCGCCCCTCTCTCAACCCTTGTCCATATTGAACACACAAACCATATAGATTAGAAAAGGAACACATATTGTATGCTTTTGATCAACCACTGAATAGAAAAATTAAGATGCAACAAAAATTGTCACTCAACATGCTACATACCAGATAGTAACATTGCAGCATAGCAAAAAGATGAACATCACAAAATCAATTTGATACATGTCATTTACCCATTTTCATTGCACACTTAGCAGAGAATGCAAGAGGTAGAGTGTGTACTATTTACATACAGGTTCAATCTTTTATCAGTAGAAAGCCTTCTTCTTTACATTTGCACGATCCGGGACTTCCTTTCTATTATGTAGATTCACCTGCATTGAAAATATTTCAGATCACAATAATGGTAAAAAGTTAGTGAGAATGATTGAtaaggggatgaaatatatCAAGAATATATTGGCATGTCTAGTGGCGCTGATGATTATAAAGTTCGGAGGAAAAACATAGTGAATAATGAAAAGGATGTACCATAGCAAAATTATGTTGCTCGAACTCTTCAAAGAAGGCACCGAGTGCACATTGGATCCTCAaaaattagtacattttttgGAGGATCTGACATGGGCGCAgcaacatttttgaagagtccgaacAACATAGTAGCAAAACATGAGAAGGAAAAGAGGCTAAAAGAACTTTGATGATCAAAAGACGTAGCAACAGAATGACTGACGATGACATTGAATGGATTTCTTACGTGAGTCATCCCCCCAGAGACTTAATTGAACGCTGAGATTGAAACCAGTACCAAATCTAACATTTTCTTAGACTACATTTCAGGCTTTCTAGTCAAAAGCCCCTAATAAGTGATACTCCCTCgtgtctcattttatgtgaaaCACTTCCCTTTATAGTCTCCCAAAACGGATCACCTTTCTATATTTAGATTATGTTTAAATGTCTCGTTTTATCCTTAATATCATTGATTTTATAGTCATAGAATTTAGAAATGTCTATGGCATGTTTATGACTCTTGCACTCTTAACACGAAATAAAGCCAGAAGCTACTAAACTATGATGAATACAATCGCTAAGTTCTGCAATATATCTTCAGACTAAGCTCCACCACAATAATTTGGATTTACAGTTCAAACTATTGATaatgttctttatcttttataCCAGTCAAAAAGTAGAAATATTGAGCAACAATAAGCGGCTATGAGTAAAAACGTTACCATAAAACCACTCGACTTTGTGCTCTGGCAGCTTCTTTTATTCTCATTTTTGGAACTTGAGAATTTTGTACTACACCCCTGGTTGTCTTTGACAACTGACTTCTGGCTTATACCCTTTCTGACAACATCATTCTCCTTACCACTGCTCACAACCCTTCTACAATGGCTACTTCCAATTCTTTCACTAGGCTTTGAGACCAAAATTGAGGCCACACGTCCATTGGCTCTTTGAGGAACCAATGCTTTTCTTTGTACATTAGTCGGATGAACCTATAACAACACacacaattaaataaacaaatcaGTTTATCAATGGTTAAATGCAGCAAGAAACGCTAGTAATGCACCCCTCCCACCAAGAAGAAGGAAGTCAATTTATAAAAATGCTTGTCCAGCTACAATGCTTAACACTTAGAAATAAACCCCTGTCAATCCCCAAACTTGGCAGTAAAATAGAAGGTAAAAGTTTTCCTGGCCAAAACATAATCTTCTAAATATAAAAGTTGTGgaatgatgaaaaaagaaagaggagGAAGTTTTCCATATAAAGCTTTTGAACGACTTTTCTGGTTTCTCACCTTTGGCCTACTAGTTTCACTGGAAACAGACGAAGAAACAGTTCTTCCAGTAACCATTTTAGGGATAGAAGTTCTGTTATGAGCTTGAACAGGAACCTTGGACTTATTAGCCTGTTTCGCTTCTACAATTGTAGTTACATTTCTGCTTTCTGGAGTTTTCTCTTTACTTTCTCTCTCAGTTTCGCCTTCCCTTTCTTTGTAGGGAATTGAAGAAGATCCTACACTCGATTTACTTGAGGAAGATTTCCGACCTTCTGGTTGCCTGCAAACATTTACCTCCATCCTTGATGCTTGTCTTGTAACACAACTTTTCCTCAGACTTACTCTTAGAGATGACAATAGCCCAGTAGTTTGACCAAGTATTGGACCAGACACTTCAAAGGACTTCTGTCCACAAGCTTCAGATGTAATGGTGCTTGAGGAATCGCTAACACATAACTCTTGCTTGTAACACTCTTCACCATGCTCTGATGTAATGCTGCTGCTTATTGAGCGGGTTTTGTCACTATAGGCAGCCAAAGAATTCGAGCTAATCTTTTTATCCCTGGAATACAGAGCTTGACAAGCAGAATCTGAGTCTAAAGCTGCAGagcttgttaatttttttttatttgtcttatgCTCAACTACTTTATCAGCTTCTAAACCCCCTTTACTTAAGTGCTTTACATGATGTTTCTTATCCAAAGTAAGAGTCTGATCTCCTTGACTCCACTGTCTGCTTCGGAAATCTTTGCCTCTTGATCTTGAAACTGAAGGTGGGAGCTTAGGAGAAGATGATCCCTGAATGCCATGCTCCAGGTTTATGGAACTTTCTCCAGAGTGAGAAAATGCTGACTTCAACTCTCGAGAAGAAGCCTGGTGAAACCTGAAAGCTCATTCAACTTAGAGATACCACAATACTATAGTGAAACTGCACAAGTTCGCAAAAACAGAAGTTGCTTACGGATGGCTTATGTGGAACCATTCCTCGTCCCTGcaacaaaaagatgaaaatgcTGGATTGAAAAACTAATTCCCCAAGAAACCAGCATAAAGTTGAGAAACACAAACAAACCCATACAGCCACTCACATGTCTTTATAGGCGGACTTACATTCCAAGGTAAGATCCACCCACACAGGGGCCTCAATTTGATCCTGCGGATATCAGCATCAGGAAACCATCACAACCGTAACCACATAACTAAAATGCCAAAGGCCCTTACAAACCATTGTAACAGTTTCAATTGCTATGGAGTATGGCCACATTAAGCTACACTTACAAGGTgacagaaaaagagaaattatggCAAAATAACAAATCAATCAAACAACTACACATCAATCCCAAACTGGTTTAACTCTAACTATATAAATCTtatgttgtgcggaatttgagataatacgagaaaatatataaacgcgaaaaacaagacaacagatttacgtggttcaccaataaattggctacgtccacgggaagagagggagcagttttattatggagaggcaaaaacagaattacaaaaAATAGGGTTTGCCACAgtgagacccccgtcctttctgtttgtaacgggtccgattcaaggcattcaacatcTTATATACCCACATTCCATTCTATCTGAACCTATTTCACCCcaatactaaataattattcttttctATGTTCATGGCGAACGAACAATTTTGTAAAAACGTTTTGAATGAACAGGTACCATTGGTGACAATCAAATAAGAAAAGGTAGTCTGAACATAAACCTAAACCAATACCACAGCAACACGTAAGCTACCGAGAGATGAGGGATGTAAAAGCAGGACTGCTAACACAAGTTAAGAATTGGTCCAAAACAACTCAATAAAGTGAGTACCAATAAGAAATGCGAGAGGAATTTCCATTCTTTTTTTCTATACAAACCCACTTCAACCAGGTGAAACCCATAACATCCACCACACAACATACATCTCAACAACAATTACAACAAGCCAAACAAGGTCTTA
The sequence above is a segment of the Solanum lycopersicum chromosome 10, SLM_r2.1 genome. Coding sequences within it:
- the LOC101243644 gene encoding flocculation protein FLO11-like, with protein sequence MKAQMGLRKSSNKLLTADRGANRIENLYKEHNEQFDHWAFLDQIEAPVWVDLTLECKSAYKDMDEEWFHISHPFHQASSRELKSAFSHSGESSINLEHGIQGSSSPKLPPSVSRSRGKDFRSRQWSQGDQTLTLDKKHHVKHLSKGGLEADKVVEHKTNKKKLTSSAALDSDSACQALYSRDKKISSNSLAAYSDKTRSISSSITSEHGEECYKQELCVSDSSSTITSEACGQKSFEVSGPILGQTTGLLSSLRVSLRKSCVTRQASRMEVNVCRQPEGRKSSSSKSSVGSSSIPYKEREGETERESKEKTPESRNVTTIVEAKQANKSKVPVQAHNRTSIPKMVTGRTVSSSVSSETSRPKVHPTNVQRKALVPQRANGRVASILVSKPSERIGSSHCRRVVSSGKENDVVRKGISQKSVVKDNQGCSTKFSSSKNENKRSCQSTKSSGFMVNLHNRKEVPDRANVKKKAFY